One genomic region from Streptomyces sp. Li-HN-5-11 encodes:
- a CDS encoding DUF3068 domain-containing protein: protein MRRTASLVLLAFAVFFAALSPLLRWYAFPRLAKVPANTYQAMVLEAHDATLLDYGTMRPRTVPKVTIVQTLKGDVEAAKKIEKTAGRDVVVWDGLSYVQGPDGKMVSRIPERYIFDAHSQEPVHATGEMVDGDPVRRQGIEFKWPFLTQKRDYEYFDAQTRTTAPIHYRGTQNFRGLTVYYFEQTVPWTKVPFPKAMPVQGITPESVAKTGTTRWYTTVRRFWVEPVTGAPVYGEEIHKEELRGGTLLGGRARVTAFAGHVKMREDYIRHTVNMVKSQRQLVLLMTSYLPWGFLGLGLALLALSLFLEARGRRPADPAPAPAEETEPVSA from the coding sequence ATGCGCCGCACGGCCAGCCTGGTCCTGCTCGCCTTCGCCGTGTTCTTCGCGGCGCTGTCCCCGCTGCTGCGCTGGTACGCCTTCCCGCGCCTGGCGAAGGTGCCCGCCAACACCTACCAGGCCATGGTCCTGGAGGCACACGACGCCACCCTCCTCGACTACGGCACCATGAGGCCCCGCACGGTCCCCAAGGTCACCATCGTGCAGACCCTCAAGGGCGACGTCGAGGCCGCGAAGAAGATCGAGAAGACGGCGGGACGGGACGTGGTGGTCTGGGACGGCCTGTCCTACGTCCAGGGCCCCGACGGCAAGATGGTCTCCCGCATCCCCGAGCGCTACATCTTCGACGCCCACAGCCAGGAACCGGTCCACGCCACCGGCGAGATGGTCGACGGCGACCCGGTGCGACGGCAGGGCATCGAGTTCAAGTGGCCGTTCCTCACCCAGAAGAGGGACTACGAGTACTTCGACGCCCAGACCCGCACCACCGCCCCCATCCACTACAGGGGCACCCAGAACTTCCGCGGGCTGACGGTCTACTACTTCGAGCAGACCGTCCCCTGGACCAAGGTCCCCTTCCCCAAGGCCATGCCCGTCCAGGGCATCACCCCGGAGTCGGTCGCCAAGACGGGCACCACACGCTGGTACACCACCGTGCGCAGGTTCTGGGTCGAACCCGTCACCGGTGCCCCGGTCTACGGCGAGGAGATCCACAAGGAGGAACTGCGCGGCGGCACCCTGCTCGGCGGCCGTGCCAGGGTCACCGCCTTCGCCGGCCATGTGAAGATGCGCGAGGACTACATCCGGCACACGGTGAACATGGTCAAGTCCCAGCGACAGCTGGTCCTGCTGATGACGTCCTACCTGCCGTGGGGCTTCCTCGGCCTGGGCCTGGCACTGCTGGCGCTCTCCCTCTTCCTGGAGGCCCGCGGCAGGCGCCCCGCGGACCCCGCACCGGCACCGGCCGAGGAGACCGAGCCGGTCAGCGCCTGA
- a CDS encoding SPW_0924 family protein, translating to MRALIAAATGLVVALALVLTITAMGTPQGRTSPKPLLTTVPAHP from the coding sequence ATGCGCGCCCTGATCGCCGCCGCGACCGGCCTCGTCGTCGCGCTCGCCCTGGTCCTGACGATCACCGCGATGGGCACGCCGCAGGGCAGGACGTCCCCGAAGCCGCTGCTGACGACGGTGCCCGCACACCCGTGA
- a CDS encoding lytic transglycosylase domain-containing protein, which yields MAAHFTRRLYKGAATTAVAAVAVAALSASQAPGVTSGDQDRQTAAGATSAPDTAAAGGSATGNSPYYTDLPPLHSPNPAPTTGTPVSQSPAGGTSEAGIPATVLDAYKKAEAELRSSKPGCNLPWQLLAAIGKVESGQAGGGRVTADGTTITPILGPVLDGNGFAHITDTDHGAYDGDSTYDRAVGPMQFIPSTWAWAGRDGNGDGKKDPNNVYDAALAAGHYLCRGDRNLSVDADLRAAILSYNDSQDYLNTVLSWLEFYRKGTHSVPDGTGTLPSGRSDTTAGADPHPSPKPSTPKAGHQQGSHGKPGGGTTTPPSPPTPPSKPSPPPSTPPTPTDTVTQLKDAGTARLAAMAGDVFTQKISTRAEDKAGKGVGKVRIRFMIVDDTDAAFTGGEKVATVVTDSTGVAVAPALQAGEKTGDFTVRALVVGRTIAGLDYTATVTARAADTLTRTSDTPLTCTPGGEFTDQVEVKATYKGAVADQVAATATLIKSADDPTENDKGPYFKDADGKPVRTLKNLQTDAQGLLKLPKLYADDTTGTFLLRIDTTGGATLTVELTVAAAGTTTSPAPTSPAPTSPAPTSPAPAPSASS from the coding sequence ATGGCGGCGCATTTCACCAGGAGGCTGTACAAAGGGGCGGCAACCACGGCCGTGGCCGCAGTGGCGGTGGCGGCTCTCTCCGCTTCCCAGGCTCCCGGGGTGACGTCCGGAGACCAGGACAGACAGACCGCCGCCGGGGCCACGTCCGCTCCCGACACCGCCGCCGCCGGCGGCAGCGCGACCGGCAACTCGCCCTACTACACGGACCTGCCGCCGCTGCACAGCCCTAACCCGGCGCCCACCACCGGCACCCCGGTCTCCCAGAGCCCGGCCGGGGGCACGTCGGAGGCCGGCATCCCCGCCACCGTCCTCGACGCCTACAAGAAGGCCGAGGCGGAGCTGCGCAGCTCCAAGCCGGGCTGCAACCTGCCCTGGCAGTTGCTCGCCGCCATCGGCAAGGTGGAGTCCGGGCAGGCCGGCGGCGGGCGCGTCACCGCCGACGGCACCACGATCACCCCGATCCTGGGCCCGGTCCTCGACGGCAACGGCTTCGCCCACATCACCGACACCGACCACGGGGCCTACGACGGCGACAGCACGTACGACCGCGCGGTCGGCCCCATGCAGTTCATCCCGTCCACCTGGGCGTGGGCGGGCCGCGACGGCAACGGCGACGGCAAGAAGGACCCCAACAACGTCTACGACGCGGCGCTCGCCGCCGGCCACTACCTGTGCCGCGGCGACCGGAACCTGTCCGTCGACGCCGACCTGCGGGCGGCCATCCTCAGCTACAACGACTCCCAGGACTACCTGAACACCGTCCTGTCCTGGCTGGAGTTCTACCGCAAGGGCACCCACTCGGTACCGGACGGCACCGGCACCCTGCCTTCCGGCCGCAGCGACACCACCGCCGGGGCCGATCCCCACCCGTCGCCGAAGCCCTCCACTCCGAAGGCGGGCCACCAGCAGGGCAGCCACGGAAAGCCCGGCGGCGGCACCACGACGCCGCCGTCCCCGCCGACCCCGCCGTCCAAGCCGAGCCCCCCGCCCTCCACGCCGCCCACCCCCACCGACACGGTGACCCAGCTGAAGGACGCGGGCACGGCCAGGCTCGCCGCCATGGCCGGCGACGTGTTCACCCAGAAGATCAGCACCCGCGCCGAGGACAAGGCCGGCAAGGGCGTCGGCAAGGTCAGGATCCGGTTCATGATCGTGGACGACACCGACGCGGCCTTCACCGGCGGCGAGAAGGTCGCCACCGTCGTCACCGACAGCACGGGTGTGGCGGTGGCGCCCGCCCTCCAGGCGGGGGAGAAGACGGGCGACTTCACCGTCCGCGCCCTGGTCGTCGGCCGTACGATCGCCGGTCTCGACTACACGGCCACCGTCACCGCGCGCGCCGCCGACACCCTGACCCGCACCAGTGACACCCCGCTGACCTGCACCCCCGGCGGCGAGTTCACCGACCAGGTCGAGGTCAAGGCCACCTACAAGGGCGCCGTCGCGGACCAGGTCGCGGCCACCGCCACACTGATCAAGTCCGCCGACGACCCCACCGAGAACGACAAGGGCCCCTACTTCAAGGACGCCGACGGCAAGCCCGTACGCACCCTGAAGAACCTCCAGACCGACGCCCAGGGCCTGCTGAAACTGCCGAAGCTGTACGCCGACGACACCACCGGCACCTTCCTGCTCCGCATCGACACCACCGGCGGCGCCACCCTCACCGTGGAACTGACCGTGGCGGCGGCCGGCACCACGACCAGTCCGGCACCGACCAGTCCGGCACCGACCAGTCCGGCACCGACCAGTCCGGCACCCGCCCCCAGCGCCTCGTCGTAG
- a CDS encoding DUF4184 family protein, translating to MPFTLSHAAAVLPAVRGDGTGRGRLVPAVLVAGSFSPDMTYYAAGAVRGGMEFGTVTHSLPGVFTIDVLVAWVLVGLWLLVREPLVALLPRSLQGRTAALARCGAPRARVRPSSVLWWYASAAMGALTHVVWDAFTHPDRWGVRHFPVLGRQLGGTPVYWYLQYGSSLIAAVTIAGFLVYALRRAPASKPVGVARLSVRDRCWAGAVIVVCAAAGALQRTAHDWAAVRAPGAGFWDLVPTLCFGAGAGLALGLPVYAAGVRAWRPAPVPGDAGLVRDSGGPARLDARDGREGSGDPGGLGVEAGRPAGR from the coding sequence TTGCCGTTCACTCTCAGCCACGCGGCGGCCGTACTGCCCGCGGTGCGCGGCGACGGAACGGGGCGGGGCCGGCTGGTGCCGGCGGTGCTCGTGGCGGGTTCCTTCTCGCCCGACATGACCTACTACGCGGCGGGCGCCGTGCGCGGCGGGATGGAGTTCGGCACGGTCACGCACTCGCTGCCCGGGGTCTTCACCATCGATGTGCTCGTCGCCTGGGTGCTGGTGGGGCTGTGGCTGCTGGTCCGCGAGCCGTTGGTGGCGCTGCTGCCGCGGTCCCTCCAGGGGCGGACGGCCGCGCTCGCCCGGTGCGGGGCGCCCCGCGCGCGCGTGCGGCCGTCCTCCGTGCTGTGGTGGTACGCCTCCGCAGCGATGGGCGCGCTGACCCATGTGGTGTGGGACGCGTTCACGCATCCCGACCGGTGGGGGGTGCGGCACTTTCCGGTGCTGGGGCGGCAGTTGGGGGGTACGCCGGTCTACTGGTACCTGCAGTACGGCAGTTCGCTCATCGCGGCGGTCACGATCGCGGGTTTCCTGGTGTACGCGCTGCGGCGCGCTCCGGCGAGTAAGCCGGTGGGGGTCGCCCGGCTGTCGGTTCGGGACCGGTGCTGGGCGGGGGCCGTGATCGTCGTCTGCGCAGCGGCTGGGGCCCTGCAGCGGACCGCGCATGACTGGGCCGCCGTGCGGGCGCCGGGGGCCGGGTTCTGGGATCTGGTGCCGACGCTGTGCTTCGGAGCGGGGGCCGGCCTGGCGCTGGGGCTGCCCGTGTACGCCGCGGGGGTCAGGGCCTGGCGTCCGGCTCCGGTCCCTGGCGATGCCGGCCTGGTGAGGGATTCCGGCGGGCCTGCCCGTCTTGACGCTCGTGACGGTCGTGAGGGGTCTGGCGACCCTGGCGGGCTCGGTGTGGAGGCGGGCCGTCCGGCCGGTCGCTGA
- the polA gene encoding DNA polymerase I, with amino-acid sequence MAETASKTTDKNPGGTRPRLMLMDGHSLAYRAFFALPAENFTTATGQPTNAIYGFASMLANTLRDEAPTHFAVAFDVSRKTWRSAEFTEYKANRSKTPDEFKGQVELICELLDAMQASRFAVEGYEADDVIATLATRAEAEGFEVLIVTGDRDSFQLVSEHTTVLYPTKGVSELTRFTPEKVLEKYGLTPAQYPDFAALRGDPSDNLPGIPGVGEKTAAKWINQFGSFAELVERVEEVKGKAGQNLRDHLEAVKLNRRLTELERNVELPKAVTDLARAPYDRKAVAMVLDTLEIRNPSLRERLFAVDPGAEEAETTPIAADGVQLDGTVLSTGELAGWLAEHGTEVLGVATVDAWALGTGSVAEVALAASAGAAAWFDPSQLDEADERAFADWLADAGRAKVFHDAKGAMRVFAEHGWRVEGVTMDTALAAYLVKPGRRSFDLDALSLEYLHRELAPAAAADGQLAFGTDEGAEAEALMIQARAILDLGQAFEGRLEEVGAADLLRDVELPTSALLARMERHGIAADRPHLEAMEQMFAGAVQQAVKEAHAAAGHEFNLGSPKQLQEVLFGELALPRTKKTKTGYTTDADALAWLATQTDNELPVIMLRHREQAKLRVTVEGLIKTVAADGRIHTTFNQTVAATGRLSSTDPNLQNIPVRTDEGRAIRRGFVVGEGFESLMTADYSQIELRVMAHLSEDAGLIEAFTSGEDLHTTAASQVFAVDRSAVDAEMRRKIKAMSYGLAYGLSAFGLSQQLNIEAAEARALMDAYFERFGGVRDYLRRAVDEARATGYTATLFGRRRYLPDLNSDNRQRREAAERMALNAPIQGTAADIVKIAMLNVDRALREAGLKSRMLLQVHDEIVLEVAPGERAATEEIVRREMAGAVQLRAPLDVSVGVGPDWESAAH; translated from the coding sequence GTGGCAGAGACAGCATCGAAGACGACCGACAAGAACCCCGGCGGCACCCGTCCCCGGCTGATGCTCATGGACGGGCACTCGCTGGCCTACCGCGCGTTCTTCGCGCTGCCCGCGGAGAACTTCACCACCGCGACGGGCCAGCCCACGAACGCGATCTACGGCTTCGCCTCGATGCTGGCCAACACCCTGCGTGACGAGGCGCCGACGCACTTCGCGGTGGCGTTCGACGTCTCCCGCAAGACGTGGCGCTCGGCGGAGTTCACGGAGTACAAGGCGAACCGCTCCAAGACCCCGGACGAGTTCAAGGGCCAGGTCGAGCTGATCTGCGAGCTGCTCGACGCGATGCAGGCCTCCCGCTTCGCCGTCGAGGGGTACGAGGCGGACGACGTCATCGCCACCCTCGCCACCCGGGCCGAGGCCGAGGGCTTCGAGGTGCTGATCGTCACCGGCGACCGCGACTCCTTCCAGCTGGTCTCCGAGCACACCACGGTGCTCTACCCGACCAAGGGCGTCTCAGAGCTGACCCGGTTCACCCCTGAGAAGGTCCTGGAGAAGTACGGGTTGACCCCGGCCCAGTACCCGGACTTCGCCGCGCTGCGCGGCGACCCGTCCGACAACCTGCCGGGCATCCCCGGGGTCGGTGAGAAGACCGCCGCGAAGTGGATCAACCAGTTCGGTTCCTTCGCGGAGCTCGTCGAGCGGGTCGAGGAGGTCAAGGGCAAGGCCGGGCAGAACCTCCGCGACCACCTGGAGGCCGTGAAGCTCAACCGCCGCCTCACCGAACTGGAGCGCAACGTCGAGCTGCCCAAGGCCGTCACGGACCTCGCCCGGGCTCCGTACGACCGCAAGGCCGTCGCGATGGTCCTCGACACCCTGGAGATCCGCAACCCGTCTCTGCGCGAGCGGCTCTTCGCCGTCGACCCGGGTGCCGAGGAGGCCGAGACCACCCCGATCGCCGCGGACGGCGTGCAGCTGGACGGCACGGTGCTCTCCACCGGCGAGCTCGCCGGCTGGCTCGCCGAGCACGGCACGGAGGTCCTCGGCGTCGCCACGGTCGACGCCTGGGCGCTGGGCACGGGCTCGGTCGCCGAGGTCGCGCTCGCCGCGTCCGCGGGTGCGGCCGCCTGGTTCGACCCGTCCCAGCTGGACGAGGCCGACGAGAGGGCGTTCGCGGACTGGCTGGCCGACGCCGGCCGGGCCAAGGTCTTCCACGACGCCAAGGGTGCGATGCGGGTCTTCGCCGAGCACGGCTGGCGCGTCGAGGGCGTCACCATGGACACCGCGCTGGCCGCGTACCTGGTCAAGCCCGGCCGCCGCTCCTTCGACCTGGACGCGCTGTCCCTGGAGTACCTGCACCGGGAGCTGGCTCCCGCCGCGGCGGCCGACGGCCAGCTGGCCTTCGGCACGGACGAGGGCGCCGAGGCCGAGGCCCTGATGATCCAGGCGCGCGCCATCCTCGACCTGGGGCAGGCTTTCGAGGGCCGGCTCGAGGAGGTCGGCGCCGCGGATCTGCTGCGGGACGTGGAACTGCCCACCTCCGCGCTGCTCGCCCGCATGGAGCGGCACGGCATCGCCGCGGACCGCCCCCACCTCGAAGCCATGGAACAGATGTTCGCCGGTGCGGTGCAGCAGGCCGTGAAGGAGGCGCACGCCGCGGCCGGGCACGAGTTCAACCTCGGCTCGCCCAAGCAGCTCCAGGAGGTCCTCTTCGGCGAGCTGGCCCTGCCCAGGACCAAGAAGACGAAGACGGGATACACCACCGACGCCGACGCCCTGGCGTGGCTCGCGACCCAGACCGACAACGAGCTGCCGGTGATCATGCTCCGTCACCGTGAGCAGGCCAAGCTCCGCGTCACCGTCGAGGGCCTGATCAAGACGGTCGCGGCGGACGGCCGTATCCACACCACGTTCAACCAGACGGTCGCGGCGACGGGCCGCCTGTCGTCGACGGACCCCAACCTGCAGAACATCCCGGTCCGCACCGACGAAGGCCGCGCCATCCGCCGCGGCTTCGTGGTCGGCGAGGGCTTCGAGTCGCTGATGACCGCCGACTACAGCCAGATCGAACTGCGGGTCATGGCCCACCTCTCCGAGGACGCGGGTCTGATCGAGGCGTTCACCTCGGGCGAGGACCTGCACACCACGGCCGCCTCCCAGGTCTTCGCGGTCGATCGCTCCGCGGTGGACGCCGAGATGCGCCGCAAGATCAAGGCGATGTCGTACGGCCTGGCGTACGGGCTGTCGGCCTTCGGCCTCTCCCAGCAGCTGAACATCGAGGCGGCCGAGGCCCGCGCCCTGATGGACGCCTACTTCGAGCGCTTCGGCGGTGTTCGGGACTACCTGCGCCGGGCGGTCGACGAGGCGCGGGCGACGGGCTACACGGCGACGCTCTTCGGGCGCCGTCGCTACCTGCCCGACCTCAACAGCGACAACCGTCAGCGTCGTGAGGCGGCCGAGCGCATGGCCCTCAACGCGCCGATCCAGGGCACGGCGGCCGACATCGTCAAGATCGCCATGCTGAACGTGGACCGGGCACTGCGGGAGGCGGGCCTGAAGTCCCGCATGCTCCTGCAGGTCCATGACGAGATCGTCCTGGAGGTGGCCCCTGGCGAGCGTGCGGCGACGGAGGAGATCGTCCGGCGTGAGATGGCCGGCGCGGTGCAGCTCAGGGCTCCCCTGGACGTCTCGGTCGGCGTCGGCCCCGACTGGGAGTCGGCCGCGCACTAG
- a CDS encoding FdhF/YdeP family oxidoreductase, with translation MATKPPKGDPVQDAPQVSEPKHAAAGLPAIGHTLRIAQQQMGVRRTALTLLRVNQKDGFDCPGCAWPEPDHRHTAEFCENGAKAVAEEATLRRVTPEFFAAHSVADLATRSGYWLGQQGRLTHPMHLPEGAEHYEPVTWERAFGIIAEEIAALSSPDEAVFYTSGRTSNEAAFLYQLFARELGTNNLPDCSNMCHESSGSALSETIGIGKGSVLLEDLHKADLIIVAGQNPGTNHPRMLSALEKAKANGAKIISVNPLPEAGLERFKNPQTPKGLAAGAALTDLFLQIRIGGDQALFRLLNKLIIETEGAVDEAFVREHTHGYEEFAAAARAADWDETLTATGLTRAEIDRALKMILGSRRTIVCWAMGLTQHKHSVPTIREVVNFLLLRGNIGRTGAGVCPVRGHSNVQGDRTMGIFERPAPAFLDALEKEFGFAPPREHGYDVVRAIRALRDGEAKVFFAMGGNFVSASPDTDVTEAAMRRARLTVHVSTKLNRSHVVTGARALILPTLGRTERDVQGSGEQFVTVEDSMGMVHSSRGRLEPASGHLLSEPAIVCRLARRVLGEDSVVPWEEFEKDYATIRDRIGRVVPGFEDFNARVARPGGFALPHAPRDERRFPTATGKANFTAAPVEYPELPEGRLLLQTLRSHDQYNTTIYGLDDRYRGIRNGRRVVLVNPEDARRLGVADGSYVDLVGEWRDGVERRAPGFRVVHYPTARGCAASYYPETNVLVPLDATADTSNTPASKSVVVRLEQSATD, from the coding sequence ATGGCCACGAAGCCGCCCAAGGGTGATCCGGTTCAGGACGCGCCGCAGGTCTCCGAGCCGAAGCACGCCGCGGCGGGGCTGCCGGCCATCGGGCACACGCTGCGCATCGCCCAGCAGCAGATGGGCGTGCGGCGTACCGCGCTGACGCTGCTGCGGGTCAACCAGAAGGACGGCTTCGACTGTCCCGGCTGCGCCTGGCCGGAGCCGGACCACCGGCACACGGCGGAGTTCTGCGAGAACGGCGCGAAGGCGGTCGCCGAGGAGGCCACCCTGCGGCGGGTCACCCCGGAGTTCTTCGCCGCGCACTCCGTGGCCGACCTCGCCACCCGCAGCGGCTACTGGCTGGGCCAGCAGGGACGGCTGACGCACCCCATGCACCTCCCCGAAGGGGCGGAGCACTACGAGCCGGTCACCTGGGAGCGCGCCTTCGGCATCATCGCCGAGGAGATCGCCGCCCTCTCCTCCCCCGACGAGGCCGTCTTCTACACCTCCGGCCGCACCAGCAACGAGGCCGCGTTCCTCTACCAGCTCTTCGCCCGGGAACTCGGCACCAACAACCTGCCGGACTGCTCGAACATGTGCCACGAGTCCTCCGGCTCGGCCCTGTCGGAGACCATCGGCATCGGCAAGGGCAGCGTCCTGCTCGAGGACCTCCACAAGGCCGACCTGATCATCGTCGCCGGCCAGAACCCCGGCACCAACCATCCGCGCATGCTCTCCGCCCTGGAGAAGGCCAAGGCGAACGGCGCGAAGATCATCAGCGTCAATCCGCTGCCCGAAGCCGGCCTGGAGCGCTTCAAGAACCCGCAGACACCGAAGGGACTGGCCGCCGGCGCCGCGCTGACCGACCTGTTCCTGCAGATCCGCATCGGCGGCGACCAGGCCCTCTTCCGCCTCCTCAACAAGTTGATCATCGAGACGGAGGGCGCGGTCGACGAGGCCTTCGTCCGTGAGCACACCCACGGCTACGAGGAGTTCGCGGCCGCCGCCCGCGCCGCCGACTGGGACGAGACGCTCACCGCGACCGGCCTCACGCGCGCGGAGATCGACCGCGCCCTGAAGATGATCCTGGGCTCCAGGCGCACCATCGTGTGCTGGGCGATGGGCCTGACCCAGCACAAGCACTCCGTACCGACCATCCGCGAGGTGGTCAACTTCCTGCTCCTGCGCGGCAACATCGGCCGCACGGGCGCGGGCGTGTGCCCGGTGCGCGGTCACTCCAACGTGCAGGGGGACCGCACGATGGGCATCTTCGAGCGGCCCGCCCCGGCCTTCCTGGACGCCCTGGAGAAGGAGTTCGGCTTCGCCCCGCCGCGCGAGCACGGCTACGACGTCGTCCGGGCCATCCGTGCCCTGCGCGACGGGGAGGCGAAGGTGTTCTTCGCCATGGGCGGCAACTTCGTCTCCGCCTCCCCCGACACCGACGTCACCGAGGCGGCCATGCGCCGGGCCCGGCTGACCGTGCACGTGTCGACCAAGCTCAACCGCTCGCACGTCGTCACGGGCGCGCGTGCCCTGATCCTGCCGACGCTCGGCCGCACCGAGCGGGACGTGCAGGGCAGCGGCGAGCAGTTCGTGACGGTGGAGGACTCGATGGGCATGGTGCACTCCTCCCGCGGCCGCCTGGAGCCCGCGAGCGGCCACCTGCTGTCGGAGCCGGCCATCGTCTGCCGGCTGGCGCGACGGGTGCTGGGCGAGGACAGCGTGGTGCCGTGGGAGGAGTTCGAGAAGGACTACGCCACGATCCGCGACCGGATCGGCCGCGTGGTCCCCGGCTTCGAGGACTTCAACGCGCGCGTGGCCCGTCCCGGCGGTTTCGCGCTGCCGCACGCCCCGCGCGACGAGCGCCGTTTCCCGACGGCCACCGGCAAGGCCAACTTCACGGCCGCGCCCGTCGAGTATCCCGAGCTGCCCGAGGGCCGGCTGCTGCTGCAGACCCTGCGCTCGCACGACCAGTACAACACCACGATCTACGGCCTCGACGACCGCTACCGGGGGATCAGGAACGGCCGGCGGGTGGTCCTCGTCAACCCGGAGGACGCACGCCGGCTGGGGGTGGCCGACGGGTCGTACGTGGACCTGGTCGGCGAGTGGAGGGACGGTGTGGAGCGCCGGGCGCCGGGCTTCCGGGTCGTGCACTATCCGACGGCCCGCGGCTGCGCGGCCTCGTACTACCCGGAGACCAACGTCCTGGTGCCCCTGGACGCGACGGCCGACACCAGCAACACCCCGGCCAGCAAGTCCGTGGTGGTGCGTCTGGAACAATCGGCGACCGACTGA
- a CDS encoding hotdog fold thioesterase has product MGEQQQVKFPQEVIDEYAALGVDLPALFSAGHLGTRMGVQIVEASAERVVGTMPVEGNTQPYGLLHGGASAVLAETLGSVGSMLHGGSSKIAVGVDLNCTHHRGVRSGLVTGVATPVHRGRSTATYEVVISDEEGRRVCSARLTCLLRDARPGDGDRVNADG; this is encoded by the coding sequence ATGGGCGAGCAGCAGCAGGTGAAGTTCCCGCAGGAGGTCATCGACGAGTACGCCGCGCTCGGCGTCGACCTGCCCGCCCTGTTCTCCGCCGGACACCTCGGCACCCGCATGGGCGTCCAGATCGTCGAGGCGTCCGCGGAGCGCGTCGTCGGGACCATGCCGGTGGAGGGCAACACCCAGCCGTACGGCCTCCTCCACGGCGGCGCATCCGCCGTCCTCGCCGAGACCCTCGGCTCTGTCGGCTCCATGCTGCACGGCGGCAGCTCCAAGATCGCCGTAGGCGTCGACCTCAACTGCACCCACCACCGCGGCGTGCGCTCCGGTCTGGTCACCGGCGTGGCCACGCCCGTCCACCGGGGGCGCTCCACGGCGACGTACGAGGTCGTGATCAGCGACGAGGAGGGCAGGCGGGTGTGCAGCGCCCGCCTGACCTGCCTGCTGCGCGACGCCCGGCCGGGCGACGGCGACCGCGTGAACGCCGACGGCTGA
- a CDS encoding Tat pathway signal sequence domain protein, giving the protein MSGVGPVEPGEGTRAWDTPEPGGPPPPHPRGVRTPLPRLPLLRERHRRSVLAAAAAALLLAGGGYLYATRPHEPHQPTPPGLPVPSQVVDVTYLDPAPTPHGAAPRSFSLTVLVSVQPGPAVTVTRISQPYSGLSLTSAPAAPFRVPGGSARKTVITMRVTECRKVPENAGLPFLDVTLRNTRAMEVHSFILGARYAQALSEALHGTCDNDSGH; this is encoded by the coding sequence ATGAGCGGTGTCGGCCCCGTCGAGCCCGGCGAGGGCACGCGCGCGTGGGACACGCCGGAACCCGGCGGGCCACCCCCGCCCCACCCGCGGGGCGTCCGGACGCCTCTCCCCCGCCTGCCTCTGCTCCGCGAGAGGCACCGCCGCTCCGTCCTCGCGGCGGCGGCAGCCGCCCTCCTGCTGGCGGGTGGCGGCTACCTGTACGCCACCCGGCCGCACGAGCCGCACCAGCCAACGCCGCCGGGCCTGCCGGTCCCGTCCCAAGTCGTGGACGTCACCTACCTGGACCCCGCCCCCACCCCGCACGGCGCCGCACCCAGGAGTTTCAGCCTCACGGTGCTGGTGAGCGTGCAGCCGGGCCCCGCGGTCACCGTGACCAGAATCAGCCAGCCGTACTCCGGACTTTCGCTGACCTCCGCGCCCGCCGCACCCTTCCGCGTCCCGGGGGGCTCGGCCCGGAAGACCGTCATCACCATGCGGGTGACGGAATGCCGAAAAGTGCCGGAGAATGCCGGACTGCCTTTCCTCGACGTAACTCTGCGTAATACGCGCGCAATGGAAGTTCACAGCTTCATCCTCGGGGCACGCTATGCGCAGGCGCTCTCAGAGGCCCTGCACGGCACGTGTGACAACGATTCCGGTCATTAG